The DNA segment CACCCCGTGGCGAGATTCTGGATATCCATGGTACCCGTCTGGCCTACTCGCGAGACGCACGAAATCTCACCTTCCAGCCCTCAATCGTGCGGCAGCAGATGCAGTCCGCACGAGAAGCTGACCCAAGTGCCTCATCCTTCACCGAGTACATCACCGGAATTGCGAATATGTTGGCATCCGAGATCCCCGGTGTGGATGCAGAAGACATGATGACCCGTATGTCCTCAAACGAGTCATTCACCTATCTGGCGAAAAACGTCGATCCCGTCGTCGCCACCCGCGTCATTGACAAATACCCTCAGGTCGGGCAGGAATATCAACAAATTCGCGAATACCCCGGAGGGAGCCTGGGAGCCAATGTCATTGGTGCAGTGGGCGTCGACAATAACGGCATTCTCGGTCTCGAATCCTCCGAAAATACCCTGTTAGCTGGGAGGGATGGGGAGCGGACCTACGACCAAGCAACCGATGGCGCCTTCATTCCTGGGTCAGAGCGTAATGACATCGCCCCTGTTTCCGGCAGCACTATCACTCTTACCTTGGATGCAGACGTCCAGTATTTCGTACAAGCGGCAGTAGAGTCCGCCAAGATTAACTCCGGGGCACGCAACGCAGGAGTCGTTGTCCTCGACGCAAAAACTGGGCATGTGGTGGCGATGGCAAACGACACCACCTTTAACCCCGGCGCAAACCTGTTGCGACAAGCTGATTTCGATATGGGAAATCCGTCCATCACCAGCCCCTTCGAACCGGGCTCCGTCAACAAAATCGTTGCGGCCTCCGCCGCCATCCAATACAACGTGGCAAAACCCACCGAAGTGTTTCACGTTCCCGGACAAATTCAGATGGACTCCGTAACGGTACGTGACGCCTGGGTGCATGGTGTCGTTCCCTACACAATGACGGGTATCTTCGGTAAGTCCTCCAACGTGGGCACACTGATGATCTCCCAACGCGTCGGAAAAACCCGTTTCGCCGAAATGCTG comes from the Lawsonella clevelandensis genome and includes:
- a CDS encoding peptidoglycan D,D-transpeptidase FtsI family protein — protein: MQGGRPAPRRSSGPHYTQPGPVGRSPHHNYRTGPAAQKSLRGTFPILNQRLSSVSMGKRLRGGGIVLVVLLFFFFAQLTRVQVFERPRLLKEVQNQRTVTQILHSPRGEILDIHGTRLAYSRDARNLTFQPSIVRQQMQSAREADPSASSFTEYITGIANMLASEIPGVDAEDMMTRMSSNESFTYLAKNVDPVVATRVIDKYPQVGQEYQQIREYPGGSLGANVIGAVGVDNNGILGLESSENTLLAGRDGERTYDQATDGAFIPGSERNDIAPVSGSTITLTLDADVQYFVQAAVESAKINSGARNAGVVVLDAKTGHVVAMANDTTFNPGANLLRQADFDMGNPSITSPFEPGSVNKIVAASAAIQYNVAKPTEVFHVPGQIQMDSVTVRDAWVHGVVPYTMTGIFGKSSNVGTLMISQRVGKTRFAEMLRKFGLGHTTGIELAGESAGVVPALRQWQGGSFANLPIGQGLSITLLQMASIYQAIANDGLRIPPRIIASITKPNGQVVHQGSPAGIRVVSAETARTVRNMFRAVVQSDTGYQQGTGPQASVEGYQISGKTGTAQQVDPRCNCYSNSMYWITFAGIAPADNPRYVIAIMLDNPVRGVHGEGGQSAAPLFHDIAQWLLTRDNVPLSPPAPRLILQAG